ACTTGTCACTGGACGTGACATTCATTTTGAGACACAAGAAAATAAAAAAATTAAAGAAATTATGACTGAAAGATCAAAACTTATCGTCATTCACAAAAAACAAAATACCTCTTCACTTGAAAACAATCTATTTGATGAGGCAAAATTTCTTTTACAAAAACATAGAATCAAAAAACTTCCAATTGTCGATGAAAACAATCTTTTAGTTGGCTTAATTACACGCAGAGATATCGAAAATGCGGTCAAACACCCACTTGCAAGCAAAGATTCTTCTGGAAAGCTGCTGGTTGGCGCAGCGGTTGGCGTTACTTCCTTTGATATTGAGTACAGAATACCAATTCTTGTTGATGCAGGTATTGACGTTCTTGTTATTGACACTGCGCATGGGCATAGCAAGGGAGTTATTACAACTGTAAGTCAAGTTAAGCAGCAATTCGGAAATAAAGTTTCTATAATTGCAGGTAATATTGCCACAGGAAACGCTGCCAAAGCTCTTGCAGATGCCGGAGCAGACTGCGTAAAAGTAGGCATTGGTTCAGGTTCAATTTGTACCACAAGAATTGTCGCAGGAGTTGGGGTTCCACAAATCACAGCAATAGCAAGTGTTGCCGAGGCTTTAGCAAATACAGATGTAAAAATTATTGCAGATGGCGGAATAAAATATAGTGGAGATGTTATTAAAGCTCTTGCTGCGGGCGCTCATACAGTTATGTTAGGAGGTCTCCTTGCTGGAACAGATGAAGCACCGGGAGAAAGAATAAACTTTCAAGGAAAAGTTTATAAACGCTATAGAGGCATGGGCTCATTAGGAGCAATGAAACAAGGCTCCAAAGACCGCTATTTTCAAGGGACACAAAGCGATAATAATAAATTAGTTCCAGAAGGAATAGAAGGTCAAGTTCCATACAAAGGTCCGCTTTGCGATGTTATCCACCAATTAGTTGGTGGCATTAGAGCTGGTATGGGCTACACGGGAGCTGCTAATATTTTAGATCTTCATAAAAAAGCAGAATTTGTAAAAATTACTTCCGCAGGTCTAAGAGAAAGCCATGTTCATGATGTTAATATTACCGAAGAAGCACCCAATTATAGTTTAAGTAAATCTTAAAAATTATATATAATATTATATTTATTAATTTTAATTCGAGGAATTATTATGATACTCGTCGTAGACTTTGGCTCACAGTTTACACAGCTTGTTGCAAGAAGAATAAGAGAACTTCAAGTTTATTCTGAAATTGTCCCTTTTAAGCTTGCAAAAAATAGAATTATAGAACTGCAACAACAAAAAATTCTTAAAGGAATTATTTTTTCGGGAGGCCCTCATAGTGTTTATGAGCATGAAGCTCCTAAAATTGATTTTGATATTGAAAAAGCAGACGTGCCAATACTTGGCGTTTGTTATGGCCTACAATTGATTAACTATATGCTTGGAGGAAAAGTTACTCCATCAAAAAATAGAGAATATGGCTTTGAAAAAATTAAAGTCTCTCATGAAATTAATTCCAACAACCCTCTTTTTTCAATTAAAAACAATGAAGACAGTATTGTATGGATGAGTCATGGTGATGAAATTGAAACTCTTGCCCCTAATCTTGTTTGTGATTCAATTACAAGAAATAATGTGATTTCTTCTTTTCATCACAAACGTCTTCCTATATTTGGAGTGCAGTTTCACCCTGAAGTAGAACATTCAATTATTGGTAAAGAAATACTAAAATATTTTGTTACAAATATTTGCGAAAGTAATAGCAATGAATGGGATAGCGCAACACAAATTGAACGCGCCGTTAACTTAATAGCAGAAGCAGTAAACAGCGAAGGCAAAGATACTCAAGCGATATGTGCACTGAGTGGAGGAGTTGACTCTTGCGTAGCTGCAGTTTTAGCACAAAAGGCGCTTGGAAATAGGCTACAATGTTTGTTTATTAACAATGGCTTACTTCGAAAAAATGAATATGAAGAAGTTTTAGAAAGATTTAAAAAAGATTTAAATTTAAATGTACGGGGTGTTGATGCTTCAAAATTATTTTTATCGCGCTTAAAAGGAGTTAGCGATCCTGAAACAAAAAGAAAAATAATTGGCAATACATTTATTGATGTATTTGAATCTGAAACAAAAGATTTGCCTCGGGTTAAATTTCTTGTTCAAGGCACCCTCTATCCTGATGTTATTGAATCCGTTTCAATACACGGCACAAGCGTTACAATTAAAACTCACCATAATGTTGGTGGCTTACCTGAAAAAATGAAATTTAAATTAATTGAACCATTAAGAGAGCTTTTTAAAGACGAAGTAAGACGTCTTGGTGCAAAACTAGAGATTCCTCAAGATATGTTATCAAGACACCCGTTTCCTGGACCAGGCTTAGGTATTAGAGTTCTTGGTGAAGTGAGTGAAGAAAGGCTTAAAGTATTGCGAGAAGCGGATGCTATTTTTATTGCAGAGCTAAAAAAGCATGATCATTACAATACAACATGGCAAGCATTTGTAGTGCTTTTGCCAGTAAATACCGTGGGTGTTATGGGTGATGGTAGAACATACGAAAACGTAGCCGCACTTCGTTGCGTAACAGCAACCGATGGAATGACCGCTGATTGGAGCAAATTACCATACGAATTTTTAGCACACGTTTCTTCAAGAATTATAAATGAAGTTAAAGGAATTAATAGGGTGGTGTATGATATTAGCACAAAACCACCAGCAACCATTGAGTGGGAGTAGAAATTTTTAGTTTACAACACAATGGAAGTATTGAATGTGAATTATATTTTTAGCAAACCGTTTTTAAAGTGGGCTGGAGGCAAACACAAGCTTGTGCCTATTATTAGTGAAAAATTGGGAGACGGAAAAAGATTAGTAGAACCCTTCGTAGGAAGCGGTGCTGTTTTTATGGGCACTAATTTTAAGAGTTATTTACTTTGCGATACGAACAATGATTTGATTGATTTGTATAATAACTTAAAATTTCATCCTGATAAATTGATTAACGAAGTTATTAAATTGTTTAATATTGAAAATAATGCTGAAGAACGTTTTTATGAAATAAGAAATAAATTTAATGAAGTTAAAGATTCAAGTATTGAAAAATCTGCTATGTTTGTTTATTTGAACAAACATTCTTTTAATGGATTATGCAGATACAATTCAAAAGGTAAGTTCAATGTTCCATTTGGACGTTATAAAACAGTAACAGCTCCTATTAATGAAATGAAATTATTTGCAGCAAAGTCGGAATTTGCTCTATTTGAATGTTGCAATTTTATAGATACTTTTAAAAAATTAAGCCAGGGAGATATTGTTTATTGTGACCCTCCTTATGTACCCATTTCAATAACATCTAATTTTACATCATACCACGCGAATGAGTTTGGCAAAAAACAGCAGCAAGAGTTAGCTAATTGCGCAATCAATGCTAAAAATCAAGGACATACAGTTGTGATCTCTAATCACGACACAATATTTACAAGAGAAATATATGCCAATGCTAAGATAGATGCCTTAACTGTGAGACGTAGCATATCAAGCAAAGCAAAAACACGAGGTAATGCTCATGAGTTGCTGGCTACTTTTTGATATTCAGAATTTTTTGTGCGACCGCCACTAGATTGCATAATGATTTATCTCGTATAATGTCATTTAGCCTAGAGAGGGCTCAAAAAATTAGTGAGGGCACATAACCCATGGATGATAATAAAAGAAACATCATTCAAGAAACATACGAATTGTATCAAAAAGTACGCAGCTACGATATTTCAAAATTTGTTCCAGAAATTGAAAAACTAACTGCCGTTATTATTACTAAAAATGAAGAAAAAAATATCGCCCGTTGTCTAGATTCCTTAAAATTTGTTGATGAAATCATTGTTGTAGACTCAGGCAGCACTGATAAAACTAAAGAAATTGTTTACTCATACAAAGATGTTATTCTTATTGAAACCGAATGGTATGGATTTGTACAAAATAAAAGAATTGGAATTGAAAAATCTTCTAATAATTGGATTCTTTGGGTAGACGCCGATGAAGTTGTACCCGAAGAACTTGCCAACGAATGGAAAACCCGTATTCATCAAGGCACCTTTCATGAAACTGGCGCAATTGATTGTCCTAGAAAAACTTTTTTCTTAGGGCATTGGGTTAAACATAGTGGCTGGTATCCAAATAGAGTTATCCGTTTTTTTGCTCGCCATCGTTCTGATCTCAGCGATAACATTCTTCACGAAAGTGTTATACCTAGAAAAGGTTACGTTGTAGAACATTTTAAAACAGATTTACTTCATTACTCTTACAACTCTTTATATCAATATTTTGATAAAATGAATAAATATGGTTACGCTGGCGCAAAAGAACTTATTAGAAAGAAAAAATTTATCCTTTTTCCTCATTTGTTTTTTGAGCCAATTTGGACTTTTTTTAAATTTTATATTTTAAAAAGAGGATTTCTTGATGGAAGAATTGGTATAATTATCTGTATGGGTGCAGCATTTTCTAACTTTATAAAATATGCTAACTATTTTTTCTTAAAAAAATATAAATACGTCGATATTGAAGAAAAAAAAGATTAATAATGCCAATTAATAGTTGAGAAAAATCAATTAGAATTTGAATAAGTAGTTAAACAGGCAGGCAGAAAATCGTCCGAAAACATGGACGATAAGGCCTTTAGTCGATCGAACTTTTGATGCGATTTGAATACCGCTGGATTCAATTAACCAGTTAAAAAGGATTTCAATGGACTGCCGAATAGAGCTAACAGATTTAGAATAAACTTTCTCATCACTAGAAAGAGTTTTTTTATTCCGAGAGAGTTTAATTGGTGTGTGTAATTTAGAGTTTATTTGATTCAAGTTTTTTTTAGTTGATTTGTCACAGTAAGCACGATCGGCAAAGATTTGCGAATGTTTGAAGTTTAAAAGATCATTCTTAACAGCAGTTAAGTCGTGAGTTGCGGCGGGTGTGATTTTAAAATCAATAGGTGCGGCAAGTTTTTTATTTTGAAACAAAGCAGCGAGATGAAGTTTTAACCCATAGTAAAATTTATCTTTTGAAGAGCAATAGCCAATAGCAGAAATATCGTTTGCAGTATTGCACTTGTGCGCCCGAAAACCAGTTGTGAGTATAATAGGTAAAGAGTCAATAAGAATAAAAGGTTTGGATTTTGTTTTAGGGATTTTAAATTTATTATTTTTTAAAATAAAGTTTGCAAGTTCAGGAAAGAGTTTACTTAAGCTATTAAGTCTTGACAAAAATCCTTCATAAGAAGGCAAGTGAGGAAACCAGTTTGGAATAAAATTTTTAGTGAAGTTAAAAATAGCTTTTATATTTTTTTGTTTCATTAAAACTCCAAAGATGTAAATAGTGGTGACTTCTTGGTCTGTGAACGAGGGATTTGAGTTTGGACTAATTTTTAAAAAAGAGGTTGGAGAGAGTTGAGAAAAGAAATCGCAGGTAGTAAGGTATACAGTGATGAGTTGGCTCTGCCAGTCCATTGGTAGCTCCTTTGTTAATTTTGTTTGTGCAAAAATTATTTAACAAATTGGAGCTATTTCTTCAAGCCTCACAATAACTTTCTCAACTATTAACTGGCATTAATATATGATGGAAGAAAAAAAAATTCTAATTAGCAGAATTGATAATATTGGGGATGTTGTTTTAACTTTACCTATAGCGGGAGCAATAAAAGAACATTTTCCTAATTCAAAAATTTTCTTTCTTGGCAAATCTTATACTAAACCTATAATTGAAAGTTGTTCACATATTGATTGTTTTTTAGATTGGGATCAAATTTTATCTAGCAATAATTTTAAATTATTAAAAAACAATGATATTGATACCGTTATACACGTATTTCCAAATAAAAAAGTTTCACAATTATCAAAAGAAATTGCTATAAAAACAAGAATAGGCACTAATAGACGTTTTTTTCACTGGTTATATTGCAATAAATTTGTTAACTTAAGTAGAAAAAATTCTTCTTTACATGAAGCTCAACTAAATTTAAAATTATTAAAACCTATTGGTATAAAAAAAATTCCTACATTAAAAGAAATTCCAAATTATTATGGTTTAAATAAAATTAAACCATTACCAGGAAAATTTTTAAGTTTACTGGATAACAATAAATTTAAATTAATATTACACCCTAAATCTAAAGGAAGTGCTAGAGAATGGGGAATTAATAATTTTATAGCTTTAGCAAATTTGTTACCTAAAGATAAATTTCAAGTATTTTTTTCTGGAAATAAAGAAGAATCTAATATAATTAAAAACCAAATCATCCCTAATTGTTTAAATTGCATTGATGTATCAAACTTATTTAATTTAGAAGAATTTATTTCGTTTATATTTTTATGTGATGGACTTGTTGCAAATAGCACGGGTCCTCTTCATATTGCAGCGGCATTAGGTAAGCACACAATTGGCCTATATCCACCTATTGAATCAATGTCAGTAAAAAGATGGGGTCCAATTGGAAACAAAGCACAATTTATAACAGGAATTCCAAAAAATAACTCTATCTATTGTAACCAAATTTGTTCTAATCAAAACTCTTGTTTATGCATGGCGTCAATTTTACCAAATCTTTTAAAAGAAAATATACTAAAATGGTATTTAAACAATTAAGTTGATTATAATAAATTATTTTCGTAAACTTCTATATTATAAACTTTTTCAATTTGATTCATATTGAGAGTCAAATTGAAAAAGTTTACTTAATAATTTTACCATGGAGATAATAAATGGACTATAAAATTAAAGATATCTCGCTTGCAGATTTAGGTAGAAGACAAATAGAACTTGCTGAAAAAGAAATGCCAGGACTAATGAGCTTACGAGAAAGATATGGAAACTCAAAGCCACTCAAAGGAGCCAGAATAGCAGGCAGTTTGCATATGACGGTTGAAACAGCTGTATTAATAGAAACTCTGAAAGTACTTGGCGCAGAGCTACGCTGGGCAAGTTGTAATATTTTTTCAACAGTTGATGCAGCTGCTGCGGCAATTGCTGCTGCAGGAATTCCTGTTTTTGCGTGGAAAGGCGAGACAGAAGAAGAATATATATGGTGCATTGAGCAAACTCTAAAATTTGCAAATGACAAAGGACCAAACATGCTTCTTGATGATGGGGGAGATCTTACAGCGTTGGTTCATAAAAAATTCTCGCATCTTTTAAAAGACATCAAAGGAGTTTCTGAAGAAACAACTACAGGCGTTCATCATCTCCATCAAATGGCGCAAAAAGGTGAATTAAAAATACCCGCAATTAATGTTAACGACAGTGTAACTAAAAGTAAATTCGACAATCTCTATGGCTGCCGTGAGTCTCTTCCTGACGGTATTAAACGTGCGACAGATGTTATGATTGCTGGGAAAACAGTTTTGGTAGCAGGTTACGGTGATGTTGGTAAAGGCTGCGCACATTCAATGAAATACCATGGTGCAAGAGTACTTATTAGCGAAATTGATCCAATTATTGCACTTCAAGCTGCAATGGAGGGATACCAAGTTGTTAAAGTAGAAGATGTTATTAAAGATGTGCATATTTTTGTAACAGCTACAGGTTGCTGCGATATCATTTCAGCTGAACATATGTCAAAAATGAGAGATCAAGCAATTGTATGTAACATAGGGCACTTTGATGTGGAAATTGATGTGGCTGGCTTAAAAAACACTAAAGGAATAAAACAAATTAACGTAAAACCTCAAGTAGATAAATACCGTTTCCCAGATGGACATGAAATTATTTTGCTTGCCGAAGGTAGACTTGTAAATTTAGGGTGCGCTACAGGGCATCCAGCATTTGTTATGAGTACGAGCTTTACAAATCAAGTGTTAGCACAAATTGAATTGTGGCAAAATCAAAATAAGTATCCAATTGGAGTTTACACACTTCCGAAAAAGCTAGACGAAGAAGTAGCTCGATTACATCTTGAAAAGCTCGGAGTTAATTTAACAAAACTAACCAATAAACAAGCAGAATACTTAAATATAAGCATTGAAGGTCCTTATAAACCAGATACTTATAGATACTAATTATTTTTTTGAAACAAAAATAATTGCCGTAATGATAAAAAATACAGAAATACATTCATGAAGCTGGATTGTTTCATTAAAAATTATATACCCCCAAAATAATCCAGCAAGTGCAACTATACAACCAACTAAACTATAAAACACAGGACCAGCAACTCTTAATAATTCAAAAAATAAAATATAACCAATGCTTGAAAGCACAATTTCTATTAAAATAAACAAATCTGGAGTATTAAGTGGAAAATAAATAGGATGAAATGATCTGTTTAAGAACACTACAGGAGAAATTAAACATGATGCTGCAATAAGCATCCCTGCAGATAAAGCTAAAGACGTTGATTCCTTAGGACGCAATTTAACCATAAATACAGTACAAGATGCCAATAGAATAGGAGTTAAAAAAGCAAATATCATCCAATAAAATTGAGTATAATTTGATAATTTAGGAAAAAACAAAATAAACAATCCAATAAAACCAAAAACTATTCCATTAAATCTAAACCAAGTAAATTGTTCTATTTTAAAAAAAATTGCTAAAAAATACGTTATAATTGGAGAGGTATTAACAATCAATCCTAAAATTCCAGATGGAACATTAACAGCTGAAAAATACATAGTTAAATTTGGCAACGCTATACCCAAAAGCCCACAAATAAAATAAAAGAATAAATGCTGCTTATTAAATTTGGGTAAAGAACGACTTTGAATAACTGAAACTAATAAAACCAAAATTGCAGGACCTAAGGATTGCCAAAAAGCATACCCCAAAGGAGTTACACCACTTCCCATTGCAAATTTTGCAATGGAAAAACTAGTTCCCCAAGTAAATCCTAACAAAAAAAGTAAAAAAAATGGGTAAAAATTATTAGATCTTAAAGCAATTAACATTTTATTCCTTTAATGAATTATAAAAAATTTTCTCAGCATAAAACCCTGAACTGAAATTTTAGGAACAACTAAAGCGACTTTAACGCCACACATTATTGCTTCTTTTAAAAGATTAGAGTAAAGAGGATTGATTTCGTGTGCAGTACGAAAATTATTTTTTAATACAATTTCATCAACATCATTACCTCTCATCATTACAAAAAAAAGCCAAGCATCATCACCATTTTTTTTAGCATTCATTAAATCTTTGATATGCTTTTGACCACGTTCAGTCACTGCATCAGGAAAAGCCCAGCAATTATTTATTTTTAAACTAACACTTTTAACTTCAATCCAACATTTTTTATCATGTTTTTTTGATAACAGACAAAAATCAAATCGAGTCTCTTTAGTAAACACAGCTTCTCTCTTAAAAGTTTCCCATAATTGAAATTCTTCGTAAGGAAACAAACACTCTTGAAAAACACGTTGTTTATTTTTATTAATTGTCATCGACAATAACTGTTCAATAAACTGATTAGCTCTCGAAGTATTTAAACATGCCAAACCATCTTCTAACTGCAAAAGCTCAAGAGAATATCGAAGTTTTCTTTTGGGATTTAGAGAATCTAATATATAGGCAGGAGTATTTTCAATAAGACAACTCCTCATACTACCGCTATTAGCGCAATGAACAGTAAGTACCTCATCACTTTTTAATTTTACATCAACAAAAAATCTTTTATATCTTTTTAAAAATTTACTTTTTATTAATTCATTTTGATACTTAAGTATAAACATTTTAATTCATTTCAGAAGAGTCTGGATTATTATAATTTCTACTAGCATACATTTGTTTTATTTTATTAATAGGAACAAAATAACTTGAGTTGCAATAATGACATTTCATTTCAATATCTTCTGATTTATTAATAATATCCGTTAACTCTTCAAAAGAAAGTGTAATTAAGACTCCCTCTACCCTTTCTTGAGAACAACTACAAACAAACTTTGGATTAATACTTTTTATTGGTTTTAATTCTCCAGGAATTAGTTTTTTTGCTAGCACATCTGCATCGCTATTTTCAAGAAACAAATCTTTCATTGATGATAAATGATTTATGTGATTTTTTAATTCATCAGAAATATCTTGTGGTATGCCAGGCAATTCCTGATAAATGACTCCAAACGCATTAATTTTTCCATCATCGGGATTTATCCAACTGCTAATTTTTAAACAAGTATTCATTTGATAACTGGACATTAAATGCTCATTTAAAGCAGTTTCTATTGAAGTAATTTTAGATACAGTCAGCCCCTGAGATAATGTATTTTTGTTTCTTTGTGAGCGCATAGAACGCACCTGAAGCTCAGGAAAATTATTATTTCCTGAGTCAAGACTTTTAACAACATCAGAGGTTTCATTACATTCAATATATCCGCGTGTTTCTGCTTGAAAAGAGGTCTCTGTACCAATTGTAAAATCACTTCCACAATGAATTCGTAAATTTATACGCTCTTCATAATCTAGAATAGATGAGAGCAAAACACTTCCCAGTAGCGCATCAGATAGTAACAGTGCTCTTTGGGGATTTAAATTATGAAGATTTCTTGCTTCTTCTGCTAGATTACTTAAATGCAGCATACGGTAACAATAAAAAACTTTTGTATCCACCCCAAAAAATAAATAATCTTGAAACATTAAAAACCTCCAAATGAACGCAGTGACCTCAAAAAGCCTTAAAAAAAGCTTTTAATGTGTGCTTAATATAACAAAGTTTAAGAAATTTCGAGAAATAATTGAAAAAGTAAGATTTTTAACTAATATAGCCTAATAAAGCAAGTTTATCGTTCAAAACCGATTAACACGCTAATATAAAAAAGGAAAAACATGAAAATTCTTGTCTCAGGTGGTGCTGGGTACATTGGTAGTACAATTTGCTCTGCCCTTGAAGACTCAGGGTATAAGCCAATAATCATTGATTCCCTGGTTACTGGAAAAGTGGAGTTTGTTAAAAATCGTATCTTTTACCATGGTGATATTGCTGATTATAAGATTTTAGAAAAAATTTTTTTTGAACATCCAGATATTGAATATGCAATTCATTGCGCTGCATTAATAGTTGTTCCAGACAGCATTGTAAAGCCTTATGAATATTATAGAGAAAATGTTTCAAAATCCAATGAATTTTTTAAACAATTATTAAATTTTGGATGTAAAAAATTAGTTTTTAGTAGCTCGGCTTCTATTTATGATACACCTCCAAATTTTGTTGTTACCGAACAATCATTTATAAAACCTTGTAGTCCCTATGCAAAAAGTAAATTTATGATGGAATTAATTTTACAAGATTTTTGTTCGGCATATTCTGGAATGAAAGCTGTTTCTTTAAGATATTTTAACCCTATTGGTGCGGATCCCAAAATGAGATCAGGAAGCCATCATTCAAATCCTTCTCATGTTTTAGCAAAACTAATAAGTACTGCCCAAGGTAACGAAGCTGAGTTCAATATTACTGGAGTCAATTGGCCCACAAGAGACGGTAGCGGTATTAGAGATTATATTCATGTTTGGGACTTAGCAGAAGCACATGTTAAGGCTATTGAAAATTTTGATACTATATTTGTAAAACAAAATAATCCATACTGCGTAATTAATCTTGGAACAGGCAAAGGTGTGACGGTAAAAGAGTTACTCTCTGCATTTGAAAATATATATGGCAAAACAATACCGAAAAAAGAAACAGATCCAAGACCAGGAGATATTGCGGGCTCTTATGCAAATGCAGATTTAGCTCATAAATTGCTAAATTGGAAAGCCAAATTAGAAATTGAAAGAGGAATCTATGATGCATTAAAATGGAATAAAGAGAAAAA
This region of Spirobacillus cienkowskii genomic DNA includes:
- the guaB gene encoding IMP dehydrogenase translates to MTTILDDKEMSVFSKKITLNALTFDDVLLLPNYSEVLPHEVEVRSYLTKKIKLQSPIISAAMDTVTEHKLAIAMARLGGLGIIHKNLPPEVQAEEVKLVKRSESGVVTNPITVTPDDTIYSAKALMANKKISGLPVTENGKLVGLVTGRDIHFETQENKKIKEIMTERSKLIVIHKKQNTSSLENNLFDEAKFLLQKHRIKKLPIVDENNLLVGLITRRDIENAVKHPLASKDSSGKLLVGAAVGVTSFDIEYRIPILVDAGIDVLVIDTAHGHSKGVITTVSQVKQQFGNKVSIIAGNIATGNAAKALADAGADCVKVGIGSGSICTTRIVAGVGVPQITAIASVAEALANTDVKIIADGGIKYSGDVIKALAAGAHTVMLGGLLAGTDEAPGERINFQGKVYKRYRGMGSLGAMKQGSKDRYFQGTQSDNNKLVPEGIEGQVPYKGPLCDVIHQLVGGIRAGMGYTGAANILDLHKKAEFVKITSAGLRESHVHDVNITEEAPNYSLSKS
- a CDS encoding DMT family transporter; protein product: MLIALRSNNFYPFFLLFLLGFTWGTSFSIAKFAMGSGVTPLGYAFWQSLGPAILVLLVSVIQSRSLPKFNKQHLFFYFICGLLGIALPNLTMYFSAVNVPSGILGLIVNTSPIITYFLAIFFKIEQFTWFRFNGIVFGFIGLFILFFPKLSNYTQFYWMIFAFLTPILLASCTVFMVKLRPKESTSLALSAGMLIAASCLISPVVFLNRSFHPIYFPLNTPDLFILIEIVLSSIGYILFFELLRVAGPVFYSLVGCIVALAGLFWGYIIFNETIQLHECISVFFIITAIIFVSKK
- a CDS encoding glycosyltransferase family 9 protein — encoded protein: MMEEKKILISRIDNIGDVVLTLPIAGAIKEHFPNSKIFFLGKSYTKPIIESCSHIDCFLDWDQILSSNNFKLLKNNDIDTVIHVFPNKKVSQLSKEIAIKTRIGTNRRFFHWLYCNKFVNLSRKNSSLHEAQLNLKLLKPIGIKKIPTLKEIPNYYGLNKIKPLPGKFLSLLDNNKFKLILHPKSKGSAREWGINNFIALANLLPKDKFQVFFSGNKEESNIIKNQIIPNCLNCIDVSNLFNLEEFISFIFLCDGLVANSTGPLHIAAALGKHTIGLYPPIESMSVKRWGPIGNKAQFITGIPKNNSIYCNQICSNQNSCLCMASILPNLLKENILKWYLNN
- a CDS encoding Dam family site-specific DNA-(adenine-N6)-methyltransferase, translating into MNYIFSKPFLKWAGGKHKLVPIISEKLGDGKRLVEPFVGSGAVFMGTNFKSYLLCDTNNDLIDLYNNLKFHPDKLINEVIKLFNIENNAEERFYEIRNKFNEVKDSSIEKSAMFVYLNKHSFNGLCRYNSKGKFNVPFGRYKTVTAPINEMKLFAAKSEFALFECCNFIDTFKKLSQGDIVYCDPPYVPISITSNFTSYHANEFGKKQQQELANCAINAKNQGHTVVISNHDTIFTREIYANAKIDALTVRRSISSKAKTRGNAHELLATF
- the sfsA gene encoding DNA/RNA nuclease SfsA, encoding MFILKYQNELIKSKFLKRYKRFFVDVKLKSDEVLTVHCANSGSMRSCLIENTPAYILDSLNPKRKLRYSLELLQLEDGLACLNTSRANQFIEQLLSMTINKNKQRVFQECLFPYEEFQLWETFKREAVFTKETRFDFCLLSKKHDKKCWIEVKSVSLKINNCWAFPDAVTERGQKHIKDLMNAKKNGDDAWLFFVMMRGNDVDEIVLKNNFRTAHEINPLYSNLLKEAIMCGVKVALVVPKISVQGFMLRKFFIIH
- a CDS encoding glycosyltransferase family 2 protein — protein: MDDNKRNIIQETYELYQKVRSYDISKFVPEIEKLTAVIITKNEEKNIARCLDSLKFVDEIIVVDSGSTDKTKEIVYSYKDVILIETEWYGFVQNKRIGIEKSSNNWILWVDADEVVPEELANEWKTRIHQGTFHETGAIDCPRKTFFLGHWVKHSGWYPNRVIRFFARHRSDLSDNILHESVIPRKGYVVEHFKTDLLHYSYNSLYQYFDKMNKYGYAGAKELIRKKKFILFPHLFFEPIWTFFKFYILKRGFLDGRIGIIICMGAAFSNFIKYANYFFLKKYKYVDIEEKKD
- the ahcY gene encoding adenosylhomocysteinase: MDYKIKDISLADLGRRQIELAEKEMPGLMSLRERYGNSKPLKGARIAGSLHMTVETAVLIETLKVLGAELRWASCNIFSTVDAAAAAIAAAGIPVFAWKGETEEEYIWCIEQTLKFANDKGPNMLLDDGGDLTALVHKKFSHLLKDIKGVSEETTTGVHHLHQMAQKGELKIPAINVNDSVTKSKFDNLYGCRESLPDGIKRATDVMIAGKTVLVAGYGDVGKGCAHSMKYHGARVLISEIDPIIALQAAMEGYQVVKVEDVIKDVHIFVTATGCCDIISAEHMSKMRDQAIVCNIGHFDVEIDVAGLKNTKGIKQINVKPQVDKYRFPDGHEIILLAEGRLVNLGCATGHPAFVMSTSFTNQVLAQIELWQNQNKYPIGVYTLPKKLDEEVARLHLEKLGVNLTKLTNKQAEYLNISIEGPYKPDTYRY
- the guaA gene encoding glutamine-hydrolyzing GMP synthase, producing MILVVDFGSQFTQLVARRIRELQVYSEIVPFKLAKNRIIELQQQKILKGIIFSGGPHSVYEHEAPKIDFDIEKADVPILGVCYGLQLINYMLGGKVTPSKNREYGFEKIKVSHEINSNNPLFSIKNNEDSIVWMSHGDEIETLAPNLVCDSITRNNVISSFHHKRLPIFGVQFHPEVEHSIIGKEILKYFVTNICESNSNEWDSATQIERAVNLIAEAVNSEGKDTQAICALSGGVDSCVAAVLAQKALGNRLQCLFINNGLLRKNEYEEVLERFKKDLNLNVRGVDASKLFLSRLKGVSDPETKRKIIGNTFIDVFESETKDLPRVKFLVQGTLYPDVIESVSIHGTSVTIKTHHNVGGLPEKMKFKLIEPLRELFKDEVRRLGAKLEIPQDMLSRHPFPGPGLGIRVLGEVSEERLKVLREADAIFIAELKKHDHYNTTWQAFVVLLPVNTVGVMGDGRTYENVAALRCVTATDGMTADWSKLPYEFLAHVSSRIINEVKGINRVVYDISTKPPATIEWE
- a CDS encoding IS982 family transposase — encoded protein: MDWQSQLITVYLTTCDFFSQLSPTSFLKISPNSNPSFTDQEVTTIYIFGVLMKQKNIKAIFNFTKNFIPNWFPHLPSYEGFLSRLNSLSKLFPELANFILKNNKFKIPKTKSKPFILIDSLPIILTTGFRAHKCNTANDISAIGYCSSKDKFYYGLKLHLAALFQNKKLAAPIDFKITPAATHDLTAVKNDLLNFKHSQIFADRAYCDKSTKKNLNQINSKLHTPIKLSRNKKTLSSDEKVYSKSVSSIRQSIEILFNWLIESSGIQIASKVRSTKGLIVHVFGRFSACLFNYLFKF
- a CDS encoding Hsp33 family molecular chaperone HslO translates to MFQDYLFFGVDTKVFYCYRMLHLSNLAEEARNLHNLNPQRALLLSDALLGSVLLSSILDYEERINLRIHCGSDFTIGTETSFQAETRGYIECNETSDVVKSLDSGNNNFPELQVRSMRSQRNKNTLSQGLTVSKITSIETALNEHLMSSYQMNTCLKISSWINPDDGKINAFGVIYQELPGIPQDISDELKNHINHLSSMKDLFLENSDADVLAKKLIPGELKPIKSINPKFVCSCSQERVEGVLITLSFEELTDIINKSEDIEMKCHYCNSSYFVPINKIKQMYASRNYNNPDSSEMN